A segment of the Streptomyces sp. Tu 2975 genome:
CGCCGAGGAGGTCCGGCGCGTCTCCGCCCCCGGCGACGGGGTCGTCTTCGCGCCCTCACGCCGGCGCGAGTGGAGGCTTTCGTACCCGGAGGAGTACGACGGCCTCGTCGACCTCGCGCTCCGAACCGCCCCACAGGCCTCCGCGTCCCTCCAAGGCGTGGAGTTCCCCGCTACCGAGATCCGCACCCGCATGCTGTCGATGGACCGGATCGTGGTGCTGAGCGACCCGCCGGGCCAGCCGGAGGACACCGTGCCGCAGGAGGCGGTCAAACGCGACGTCCTGCGCTCCCACTTCCACGAATGCTCCCGCACCCGGGTGAAGGGTGCTCAGGTGACCCTCTACGCCCGCGGCCGGAGCTGCCCGCCGGTCAGGGCCGGCTGATGGCCTGACCGGTCACGTGCTTCCCCCTTGGTCCGCCCGCGGGCTGTCAGGCCGCGGGCAGCGGGGCCGGTTCCGCCTGGTGCAGCAGGGGGCTCTTGTGGCGGAGCAGCCATTGCCTGTAGGCGGCCGCCCGCAGGGCCGCCTCGCGGTAGGCGGCGGTCAGATCCGCGTACACCGACTCGTACAGCTCGCCCGAGGGCCCGGGTCTGGAGAAGAGCAGCAGGCGGACGGCGAGCGGGTCGCCGCGGAGCGGGCGGACGGCCATGTCCTCGCGGGGCATGGAGGTCGGCTGGCAGGGGGCGACGACCTCTCCGACCGCGATCAAGGAGGCGGCCGTGTGGTAGTCCCCGTGCAGGACGGGCGGATCGATACCGGCCGCGCCCAGTACCCGCCGCAACCCGTCCCACTCCCCGTCCACCGTCGGGTCGACCATCCAGCGGTCATGGGCCAGGTCGGCGAGGTCCACGACGGGGCCGGCCGCGGCGGGGTGGTCCCGCGCCAGAGAGACGAACTGGGGCTCCCGCTCCACGAGTACCCGCGCGCGCAGTCCGTCCGGCACCAGCAACGGGCACCCCTCCACCTCGTGCACGAAGGCGACGTCGAGCTGGCCGGCGGCGACCATCCGCAGCAGGGCATTGGCGGACACGTCCATATGGAGCGAGATGTCGGTGCCCGGCAGCCGGTCACGCAGGCGGCGCAGCCAGCCGGCGAGCGCCCGGCTGGCGGTCGACCCGATGCGCAGCAGCGGACCGCCCTCACCGGCCGCGGCGGCCTTCGCCTCCACGACGAGTGCGCCCATCTCCGCGACGAGCGGCCGTGCCCGGCTCAGCACGGAACGGCCGAGCGGGGTCGGCCGGCAGCCGGTGCGCTCCCGTGAGAAGAGCGCCGCGCCCAGAAAGTTCTCGATGCGTCGCAGTTGCGTCGTCAGGGACGGCTGGCTGACACCGAGCTGCCGGGCGGCTTTGTGCAGGCTGCCGGTGTCGGCTATGGCGCACAGCGCACGCAGGTGCCTCACCTCGAGCTCCATGCTCCCGAGCGTAGAGCTGCACCAACTGCCACACCAGACACCGTAGTCGGGGCAGGACGGGCGGATCGGGACAGGCTGCTGCGGAGTGGGTGATGCGCCGGCGCTATCCCCTCCTGGCATCATCCGCGCGGCGGTGCGCCTGCCCGAGACTTCGGCTACCGAACGTCGTTCATCGAACGAGTAGGAGCCCCCCATGCGTCACACCAGAACGTTATTCTCCGCCGTCGTCGGTCTGGGCCTCGCCGCCGTCCTCGGCACCGTGCCCGCCACCGCCGCCAACTCCCCTGCGGCCGCGGTGACATCCTCCTCGGCCTCGTACGCCGCGTACGAAGGCTCCGCCGAGGACGCGAAGGCGACCAGGGCCTTCTTCGACGCCGTGGTGAAGTCGGTCGCGGAGAAGCGCGCGGCGAACCCCGGCGCGCAGGCCGTGACCGTCGTCTACAACGCGAGCAACGCGCCCAGCTTCCGCACCCAGATAGCGCGCAGCACCCAGATCTGGAACGGCTCGGTCAGCAACGTCCGGCTCGTCGAGGGCTCGGGCGCCGACTTCGCCTACTACGAGGGCAACGACTCACGCGGCTCGTACGCGAGCACCGACGGGCACGGCCGCGGCTACATCTTCCTGGACTACCGGCAGAACCAGCAGTACAACTCCACCCGCGTCACGGCCCATGAGACCGGGCACGTGCTCGGGCTGCCGGACCACTACTCGGGTCCGTGCAGCGAGCTGATGTCGGGCGGCGGCCCCGGCACCTCGTGCCAGAACGCCTACCCGAACTCGGCGGAACGCTCCCGCGTGAACCAGCTCTGGGCGAACGGGCTCGCGGCCGCGATCGCCAAGGTCTCCTGACCCGACCCGGCCACAGGGAAGGGCGCCCCGCAGTGCACGGCGGGGCGCCCTCTCGCGTCAGCCGCGACCTGGTGGTGGTCAGGCCTGGGCCGGTTCGCGCCGGCCGAGCTCGGCGCCGGGCGGCAGTTGGCGGCGGATGCTGCCGAGCGCGTCGTCGAAGTCCCCGTCCGCGACACCCGCTTCGTAGGCCGCACCGCCGTAGTGCAGCGTCAGATTGAGGTCCGACCGGTCGAGGGGCGGCACTCCTCCTGTGGGCTCACCCAGTGTCAGCAGACAGCTGAGGGTCGCCTGCTGGACCGTGCCGTCCGCGTGGACGGGCAGGGGCATGTCCCATTCCAGGACGCAGGAGGCCAGCACCTGGGACGCCCCCACCGCCCTGAGGGTGGCGAAGGTGGCCCCCTCGTACACAACGCCTCTGATGGATGTGCGCAGTTGGCCGCCGCTCGCCGATATGGTGACCGATTCCGCGCCCTGCCGGTCGCGGTACCAGCCCGCCCAGGCTTCCGTAGACTCCGATGACATGCGCGGACTGTAGCGGTAGGGCCGAGCGGGCCGCGCCGCAGGTGCCCCTCAGGATGTGCCGGCCTCCCGGCCGGCGGCGTCGTCGGGCGCTTCTCCGGACGGTCCCGCCGCGGATCCTTCGGAGGCACCCGGCCCGCCCGGCTCCTCCGGCCGGCTCACGCCGCCGGAGGCGTCCGGCCCGCCCGGGTCGGACTTCGCCCCGCCCTCCGGTGGGACGTAGAGCGGACAGTCGGGATTGCGGCAGGGACCCGGCTCCCACAACGGGACGTACGTGCCCAGCGTCTTGTGCCGCTTCACCACCGACTCCACCGGTTGCCCGCACGCGGCGCACACCTGCTTCGGGTCGTGACTCGTCCGCGGTACTTCACGTCCTTTGCTGCCCATGCGGACAGAATATGTCGGTATGGGCGGCTCGGACAGCGCAGCCTTGCGTCAGCCCCTGCGGGCAGCCCTTCCCGTCGCCCTGCCTCACGACCACACCGTTGCCCGAGGCCCGCACGGACTCCGGCGAGAAGGCCGGCACCCGGAAGGGGGCACCGGGGCCTCTCCTCCCCGGGCTGCCGGTGAAGCCCGTCGATGGACACAGCGATGAAGTAGCTGAACTTCGGCAGACCGGCCCTCTGATCGTCGGACACCGCAAAGACCGCCGACGGCCGGGCACACGCCCGGACCCGGTCGGATCCGCAGCCCGCACCACTTCAATCACAGTGCTTCAGCTGCAGTCACGCTCGCCGGCGCTGTTGAGCGGATCAGTGGTTGCGGCGGGTGACGAACTCGGCCAGGGAGAGCAGATCGCCCGCCGCGGCCAGGTCCGGGACGGCTCGGGACAGCTGACCGACCGCCCGTGACATCCGGTCACCGGCGTGCATCTGGGCCCAGTCCCGCCCACCGGCCCTTTCCACCGCGTCGGCGGCGCGGCGGATCGCCGAGGCGCTCATCGGCCCCCGGTACAACTCGGCAAGCTCGGCCGCCGCCGCGGTGCCGGAGGCCAGCGCGGCGACCACCGGCAGGGACTTCTTGTGCGCCGCGAGATCCGCGCCGGCCGGTTTGCCCGTCTGCTCCGGGTCGCCCCAGATCCCGATGAGGTCGTCGATGAGCTGGAACGCCAGTCCGGCCTCTCTCCCGAAGGCGTCCATCGCCGCGGCCTGCTCCTCGTTCGCGCCCGCGTACAGCGCACCGAGGGCACAGGCGCAGCCGAGCAGGGCCCCGGTCTTGGCTGTCGCCATGGCGAGGCACTCCTCCAGGGTGACCTCGAGCGGCGGACGTTCCTCGAAGGCGCAGTCGGCCTGCTGGCCGGCACACAGCTCGATGACGCAGGCCGCCAGCCGCACCGACGCGGGGACGGACGCCGCGTGCCGGTCCTCCGCCAGCAGCCGCAGCGCGAGCGCCGACATCGCGTCCCCGGCGATGATGGCGTCGGCGGTGCCGAAGACGCTCCACGCCGTGGGCCGGTGCCTGCGCGTCGGGTCCTCGTCGATCACGTCGTCGTGCAGCAGGGTGAAGTTGTGCGCGAGCTCCACCGCGGCGGCCGCCCGCACGGCCTGCCGCGGGTCGCCGCCCAGCGCCCGGCACGCGGCGAGCACCAGCGCCGGCCTGACGGCCTTGCCGGTGGAACCGGCGGCCGGGGTGCCGTCGGACCGCTCCCAGCCGAAGTGGTACATGGCGATCCGGCGCATGGAACCGGGCAGCGACGCGATGGCTGAGCGGAGTTCGGGATCTACCGCACTACGGGTGCGTTCGAGGAGGGCGACGGCCTCTCGGCCGTCGACGGTGTCCGGCATGATCAACTGGCGTTCCTTTCCCGGTGTGGCTGCTCCTCGCGGGCGGGGGCGCGGCGAGCGCACCGCGCCCCCGAAGGTCACGTCGTCCCTGGGCAGGTCACCGCCAACGGCTCACCTCGACGTTCTCCAGGACGCCGAGCGCGTCCGGGACGAGCACGGCCGCCGAGTAGTAGGCCGTGACCAGGTAGGAGATGATCGCCTGCTCGTCGATGCCCATGAAGCGGACCGACAGACTCGGCTCGATCTCGTCCGGGATGCCGCTCTGCTGGAGACCGATGACGCCCTGCTCGTCCTCGCCGGTACGCATGCAGATGATCGACGTCGTCCGGGCCTCGGTGACGGGGATCTTGTTGCACGGGAAGATCGGCACGCCGCGCCAGGCGGGCACATGGTGGCCCGCCACCTCCACGCTGTCGGGCACCAGTCCGTGCCTGTTGCACTCGCGCCCGAAGGCGGCGATGGCTCGCGGATGGGCGAGGAAGAGCTTCGAGCCCCGCCGCCGTGAGAGCAGTTCGTCCATGTCGTCCGGGCTCGGCACACCGTCGTGCGGCTGCAGCCGCTGCCCGTAGTCGCAGTTGTTCAGGAGGCCGAACTCACGGTTGTTGATGAGCTCGTGCTCCTGCCGCTCGCGCAGCGCCTCCACGGTCAGCCGCAACTGCTGTTCCGTCTGGTTCATCGGCTGGTTGTAGAGGTCCGCGACGCGACTGTGCACCTTCAGCACCGTCTGGGCGACGCTCAGCTCGTACTCCCGCGGCGCGGCGTCGTAGTCCACGTAGGTGTGCGGCACGACCGCCTCGCCGACGTGGCCGGCCGACAGGTCGATCGCCGCTTCGCCGTACTTGTTGGTGCGCTGGTGGGGCAGCGCCGCCAGACTCGCCAGATGCGAGCGCAGCGATTCCGCCCGGTCCGCCAGGTTGAGCACGTCGTCCCTCGTCAGCACGAGGACCGTGCACGCGGTCGCGGCGCGGGCGGTGTACTGCCAGACCGCTTCCCGGTCCACCAGCGAATGGTCGCCGAAGTACGCGCCGTCGGCGAGGACTTCGACGACCGCCTCGTCCCCGTAGGGGCCCTCCCCCACCTTCTCCACCCTGCCGTGCGCCAGCAGGAAGATCCGGTCCGCCGCCTGGCCGCCGGTCGCCAGCACCTCTCCCGCCGCGAACTCACGCTGCTCGCACCGCTGCGCCAGCTCCGTCAGCGCCGCCTCGTCGTCGAAGTCCCGCAGCGCCGGCAGCTCCCCCAGCTCGGCGGGGATCACGGCCACACGGTTGCCGGTCTGGACGAACGTCACCCGGCCGTCCCCGACCGAGTAGCTGAGGCGGCGGTTCACCCGGTACGTACCGCCCTGCACCTGCACCCACGGCAGCATGCGCAGCAGCCACCGGGAGGTGATCTCCTGCATCTGCGGGACGGACTTGGTGGTGGTCGCGAGATTCCGTGCGGCAGCGGTACCGAGACTCTGTTGGGGTGCCTGGTCGCGAATGCCCTCGCCGACGGAACCAACCGAACCAACCGTCATGAGACTCCCTCTCGATCATGTTCTGACCTGCGCCCTCGAGCCTCTCATCGCGGTGTGTAAGTACGCCATTACACAAATGAGTGTGACTGGAACACCGTTGACCGGGGCAGTAGCCGGACCGGTTCGCACATCCGGCCAGAATGGGTTCATGTCCGAAAGAACCTCGTCCGATCCGGTAGCAGCGCTGCGGCCCTGCCTGCCGTCACCGCTGCAGCCGGTCGAGGACGAGCGCTTCTCCCGGCACGGTGTGCGGCTGCTCCTCAAGCGGGACGATTTGATCCACCCGGACCTGCCGGGCAACAAGTGGCGGAAGCTGGCCCCGAACCTCCGGGCCGCGGCGGGCCGGCCGGTGCTGACCTTCGGCGGGGCGTACTCCAACCATCTGCGTGCCACGGCCGCCGCGGGCCGGCTGCTCGGCTTCCGCACGATCGGCGTCGTCCGCGGTGACGAGCTCGCCGGCCGCCCGCTGAACCCGTCCCTGGCCCGTTGCGCGGCGGACGGCATGCGCCTGCTGTTCGTCGACCGCGCCACCTATCGCGCCAAGGACGACCCGGGGACACTCGCCCGGATCCTCCGGACGGCGGCGACGGACGACGTGTACGTGGTTCCCGAGGGCGGCAGCAACGCAGCGGCCGCGGCCGGCTGCGCCGCACTCGGCCGCGAGCTGCGCGGCCTCGCCGACGTGGTGGCCGTCGCCTGCGGCACCGGCGGCACCCTCGCCGGGCTGGCGGCCGGACTCGGCGACGGCCAGCGGGCCATCGGCTTCCCGGTGGTGAAGGGCGGGTTCCTCGGCGCCGCGGTACGCGCCCTCCAGGAGGAGGCCTTCGGCGGCCCCACCGGCAACTGGTCCCTGGACGAGCGTTCCCACTTCGGCGGGTACGCCCGTACCACTCCTGAACTCGAGGCGTTCGCGGCCGGGTTCGGTGCACGCCACGGGCTTCCCGTGGAGCGCGTCTACGTCGCCAAGCTGCTCAGCGGACTCGTGGAACTCGCCGCGGAAGGGGCCTTCCCGCCCGGCACGACGGTCGCGGCCGTCGTCACCGGACAGGAGGACGGCCGGGGGACCGGCGTCGCCGGGTGACGGCTCAGGCGGTTTCCTCCCGGTAGGCGGCCGCTTCCTCCAGGTCGAGCCTGCGCAGCAGTTTGCGGAGCATCTCGTCGTCGATGACCCGCCGGTTCCTCAGCTCCACGAACACCTCCCGTTCCGCCGCGATCATTTCCCTCGCGAGCCGGCGGTAGGTGTCGTCGGCCGATTCGCCGGTCGTCTCGTCCACCGAACCGAGTCTCTCCCACACCGAGTTCCTGCGGCGCTCCAGCACCGCGCGCAGCCGCTGCTCCAAGGGTTCCGGGAGCCTGTTGTGCTCGTCCGCGAGCAGTTCCTCCAGCCGCCGCTCCGCCGCCGCGGACGCCTGGCTCTGCGCCTGCGCCTCCGCCAGGGTCTCCGCCTGGACGTCGCGGCCGGGGATCTTCAGCGCACGGATCAGCGGCGGCAGCGTCAGTCCCTGCACCACCAGCGTTCCGATCACGGTGGTGAAGGTGAGGAACAGAACCAGGTTGCGGGCCGGGAAATCCGATCCGTCCGACATCGTCAGCGGGATCGAGAAGGCGATCGCGAGCGAGACGACACCGCGCATGCCCGCCCAGCCGACGATCAGCGGCGCCGTCCAGTTGGTGTCCGGCTCGCGTTCCCTGATCCGTCGGGACAGCATGCGCGGCAGGAACGTCGCCGGATAGACCCAGACGAAGCGCACCACCACGACGGCGAGGAAGACCCCTGCCGCGTACCAGAGGGACTCCCCTACGCCGTAGTCGCCCAGTTCCCCCACCACGATCGCCAGTTGCAGCCCGATCAGCGCGAAGACGGTGGACTCCAGGACGAACGCCACCATCTTCCAGACGGCCTCCTCCTGGAGCCGGGTCGCGAAGTCGACCTGGAACGCGTGGTGGCCCAGGTAGAGCGCGACGACGACCACGGCCAGGACCCCTGAGGCGTGGACCTGCTCGGCGGCGGCGTAGGCGATGAACGGGATGAGCAGCGACAGGATGTTCTGCAGCAGCGCGTCCTTCAGGTGCGTGCGCAGCCAGTGGATCGGGACCATCAGCGCCAGACCGACACCGACCCCGCCGACGGAGGCCAGCGCGAACTCCGCCAGCCCTTCGCCCCAGCTGGTGCCGGCTCCGATCGCGGCCGCGAGGGCGACCTTGAAGGCGGTGATCGCGGTGGCGTCGTTCACCAAGGATTCACCTTGGAGGATCGTGGTGATCCGGCTGGGCAGACCGAGCCTGCGCGCGATGGCCGTCGCGGCGACGGCGTCCGGCGGCGCGATCACCGCACCGAGCACCAGGGCCGTCGGCAGGGGCAGATCGGGCACCAGCAGGTAGGCGAGTCCGCCGACCGCCACCGTCGCGAACAGGACATAGCCCACGGACAGCAGCGCGACGGGACGGATGTTGGCCCGCAGGTCGAGGTACGAGCTGTCCAGCGCGGCCAGGTGCAGCAGCGGCGGCAAAACCAGCGGCAGCACGATGTGCGGGTCGAGGTGGAAGTCGGGAACGCCCGGCACGTACGAGGCGGCCAGCCCGGCCGCCACGAGCAGCAGCGGCGCGGGGACCGGTGTCCTCCGGGCCGCTCCGGCCACCGCCGCGCTCACGGCGATCAGCCCGACCAGCGGCAATGCTTCCATCACACCGACCTCACGTCCGTCGTCCCCGTCGTAATCTGGCAATCATGAGCGAGTGCCCCCACGTAGCAGAACTGCCGCGCCCCGAACCGGCGCCGCTGACGGACACGTGTCCGGAATGCCTGGCCGTCGGCAGTCACCCGGTCCAGCTGAGACTCTGCCTGGTCTGTGGACACGTGGGCTGCTGCGACTCCTCGCCGATGCGGCACGCGAGCGGGCACTTCCGCGACACGGGGCACGCGGTGATGCGCAGTTTCGAGCCGGGACAGGTGTGGCGGTGGTGCTTCGTCGACGGTTCGATCGTCTGACGCCTGGGTACGTCAACCATCCGCCGACCCCGCTCAATTGGGCGGCGCAGACCTCTAGCCACTGTGCGTACTCATAGGCTTACATTGAGTGACACCCGTCGGCATGGGGGTCCTGGCGACACGGCACCATGGATCGCGATAGCGTCGCCAGGCCAGACCTGGCTGCGTGACCGACCGCGTAACGCACGGCCGCGGGGCCTCTGCCCCCGGCCCGGAAAGAGCTTGTGCCACCTTGGAGGTGAGGGTGTCCCATATTGCAGGCGAGCCCGGGACCCAGGACTTCGTGGAAGTCCGGCTGCCCGCTGCGGGTGCCTACCTGTCCGTACTGCGAACGGCCACCGCCGGCCTCGCAGCGCGCTTGGACTTCACCCTCGACGAGATCGAGGACCTGCGGATCGCGGTGGACGAGGCGTGCGCGATCCTGCTGCAGCAGGCCGTCCCGGGGTCCGTCCTGAGCTGTGTGTTCCGGCTCGTCGACGACTCGCTGGAGGTGACGGTCTCCGCGCCCACGACCGACGGCCGGGCGCCGGAGCGTGACACGTTCGCCTGGACGGTGCTCTCCGCACTGGCCGGCAAGGTCGACTCGTCGGTCGCCGACGACCGCACGGTCGCCATCAGTCTGTACAAGCAGCGCGGCGCGGGACCCGGGCCGGCGTGAGCAGCGGAAACGGGGACGGTTCGATGCGGGAGGACGAGGAGCGAGGCCCGAGGTTGCTGAGCGCGTCCGCCGGCATCCCTGAGCAGCAGGCGCGGCCGCACCCGGTGGTGGACGAACCTGATGGCCGTACGGCCTCGGCAGAGCGGGCGGACCGTATGAGCGAGCACCAGCAGGATCATCACCCTC
Coding sequences within it:
- a CDS encoding LysR family transcriptional regulator; protein product: MELEVRHLRALCAIADTGSLHKAARQLGVSQPSLTTQLRRIENFLGAALFSRERTGCRPTPLGRSVLSRARPLVAEMGALVVEAKAAAAGEGGPLLRIGSTASRALAGWLRRLRDRLPGTDISLHMDVSANALLRMVAAGQLDVAFVHEVEGCPLLVPDGLRARVLVEREPQFVSLARDHPAAAGPVVDLADLAHDRWMVDPTVDGEWDGLRRVLGAAGIDPPVLHGDYHTAASLIAVGEVVAPCQPTSMPREDMAVRPLRGDPLAVRLLLFSRPGPSGELYESVYADLTAAYREAALRAAAYRQWLLRHKSPLLHQAEPAPLPAA
- the snpA gene encoding snapalysin produces the protein MRHTRTLFSAVVGLGLAAVLGTVPATAANSPAAAVTSSSASYAAYEGSAEDAKATRAFFDAVVKSVAEKRAANPGAQAVTVVYNASNAPSFRTQIARSTQIWNGSVSNVRLVEGSGADFAYYEGNDSRGSYASTDGHGRGYIFLDYRQNQQYNSTRVTAHETGHVLGLPDHYSGPCSELMSGGGPGTSCQNAYPNSAERSRVNQLWANGLAAAIAKVS
- a CDS encoding DUF6304 family protein — protein: MSSESTEAWAGWYRDRQGAESVTISASGGQLRTSIRGVVYEGATFATLRAVGASQVLASCVLEWDMPLPVHADGTVQQATLSCLLTLGEPTGGVPPLDRSDLNLTLHYGGAAYEAGVADGDFDDALGSIRRQLPPGAELGRREPAQA
- a CDS encoding family 2 encapsulin nanocompartment cargo protein polyprenyl transferase, which codes for MPDTVDGREAVALLERTRSAVDPELRSAIASLPGSMRRIAMYHFGWERSDGTPAAGSTGKAVRPALVLAACRALGGDPRQAVRAAAAVELAHNFTLLHDDVIDEDPTRRHRPTAWSVFGTADAIIAGDAMSALALRLLAEDRHAASVPASVRLAACVIELCAGQQADCAFEERPPLEVTLEECLAMATAKTGALLGCACALGALYAGANEEQAAAMDAFGREAGLAFQLIDDLIGIWGDPEQTGKPAGADLAAHKKSLPVVAALASGTAAAAELAELYRGPMSASAIRRAADAVERAGGRDWAQMHAGDRMSRAVGQLSRAVPDLAAAGDLLSLAEFVTRRNH
- a CDS encoding family 2B encapsulin nanocompartment shell protein; the protein is MTVGSVGSVGEGIRDQAPQQSLGTAAARNLATTTKSVPQMQEITSRWLLRMLPWVQVQGGTYRVNRRLSYSVGDGRVTFVQTGNRVAVIPAELGELPALRDFDDEAALTELAQRCEQREFAAGEVLATGGQAADRIFLLAHGRVEKVGEGPYGDEAVVEVLADGAYFGDHSLVDREAVWQYTARAATACTVLVLTRDDVLNLADRAESLRSHLASLAALPHQRTNKYGEAAIDLSAGHVGEAVVPHTYVDYDAAPREYELSVAQTVLKVHSRVADLYNQPMNQTEQQLRLTVEALRERQEHELINNREFGLLNNCDYGQRLQPHDGVPSPDDMDELLSRRRGSKLFLAHPRAIAAFGRECNRHGLVPDSVEVAGHHVPAWRGVPIFPCNKIPVTEARTTSIICMRTGEDEQGVIGLQQSGIPDEIEPSLSVRFMGIDEQAIISYLVTAYYSAAVLVPDALGVLENVEVSRWR
- a CDS encoding pyridoxal-phosphate dependent enzyme; the protein is MSERTSSDPVAALRPCLPSPLQPVEDERFSRHGVRLLLKRDDLIHPDLPGNKWRKLAPNLRAAAGRPVLTFGGAYSNHLRATAAAGRLLGFRTIGVVRGDELAGRPLNPSLARCAADGMRLLFVDRATYRAKDDPGTLARILRTAATDDVYVVPEGGSNAAAAAGCAALGRELRGLADVVAVACGTGGTLAGLAAGLGDGQRAIGFPVVKGGFLGAAVRALQEEAFGGPTGNWSLDERSHFGGYARTTPELEAFAAGFGARHGLPVERVYVAKLLSGLVELAAEGAFPPGTTVAAVVTGQEDGRGTGVAG
- a CDS encoding Na+/H+ antiporter translates to MEALPLVGLIAVSAAVAGAARRTPVPAPLLLVAAGLAASYVPGVPDFHLDPHIVLPLVLPPLLHLAALDSSYLDLRANIRPVALLSVGYVLFATVAVGGLAYLLVPDLPLPTALVLGAVIAPPDAVAATAIARRLGLPSRITTILQGESLVNDATAITAFKVALAAAIGAGTSWGEGLAEFALASVGGVGVGLALMVPIHWLRTHLKDALLQNILSLLIPFIAYAAAEQVHASGVLAVVVVALYLGHHAFQVDFATRLQEEAVWKMVAFVLESTVFALIGLQLAIVVGELGDYGVGESLWYAAGVFLAVVVVRFVWVYPATFLPRMLSRRIREREPDTNWTAPLIVGWAGMRGVVSLAIAFSIPLTMSDGSDFPARNLVLFLTFTTVIGTLVVQGLTLPPLIRALKIPGRDVQAETLAEAQAQSQASAAAERRLEELLADEHNRLPEPLEQRLRAVLERRRNSVWERLGSVDETTGESADDTYRRLAREMIAAEREVFVELRNRRVIDDEMLRKLLRRLDLEEAAAYREETA
- a CDS encoding UBP-type zinc finger domain-containing protein — protein: MSECPHVAELPRPEPAPLTDTCPECLAVGSHPVQLRLCLVCGHVGCCDSSPMRHASGHFRDTGHAVMRSFEPGQVWRWCFVDGSIV